The following are encoded in a window of Clostridium thermarum genomic DNA:
- a CDS encoding site-specific DNA-methyltransferase → MKRTEEMKIIEIDKLIPYQNNARTHSKEQLLKLRSSLREFGFVNPVLIDKEFNIIAGHGRVAAAKAEGITEVPCVMVEHLTEAQKKAYILADNRLALDAGWDKELLAIEFESLKGLNFDLNLTGFEAAEIDELFSNIHHKDVADDDFDVDAALAEEPISKPGDIWLLGRHRLICGDSTLAETYEKLMDGKKANLCVTDPPYNVNYTAGKENERVIKNDNMDDQNFYEFLLAAFKNIYQQLDDGGAIYVFHADTEGLNFRKAFKDAGFKLSGVCQWVKQSLVLGRSDYQWQHEPVLYGWKPTGKHRWYGDRKQTTVWNFDRPKKSELHPTMKPVPLIAYPIQNSSMSNCIVLEPFGGSGSTLITSEQTGRICYAIELDEKYVDVIVKRYIEYVGSDDQVFLIRNGDKIPHKEVERT, encoded by the coding sequence GTGAAAAGAACGGAAGAGATGAAAATTATCGAAATAGACAAGCTCATCCCCTATCAAAATAATGCAAGAACCCATAGCAAGGAGCAACTTCTAAAATTAAGGAGTAGCCTTAGGGAGTTTGGGTTTGTCAATCCAGTGCTGATAGACAAGGAATTCAATATCATCGCCGGCCATGGCAGGGTCGCTGCAGCAAAAGCAGAGGGAATAACAGAAGTACCCTGCGTTATGGTGGAGCATCTAACGGAAGCACAGAAAAAGGCATATATTCTAGCTGATAATAGACTCGCTTTGGATGCGGGCTGGGACAAGGAGCTACTGGCTATAGAATTTGAATCCTTAAAGGGTTTAAACTTTGATTTGAACCTTACAGGTTTTGAAGCAGCTGAAATTGATGAGCTCTTTTCAAATATACACCATAAGGATGTAGCTGATGACGATTTTGATGTAGATGCTGCTTTAGCAGAAGAACCTATATCAAAGCCAGGCGATATATGGCTCCTCGGAAGACACAGGCTGATTTGTGGTGACAGTACTTTAGCTGAAACCTATGAAAAACTCATGGATGGAAAGAAAGCAAATCTCTGTGTGACTGATCCGCCTTACAACGTAAACTACACAGCAGGCAAAGAAAACGAGCGGGTTATTAAGAACGACAACATGGATGACCAGAATTTTTATGAATTCCTTTTAGCAGCTTTCAAGAACATTTATCAGCAGCTTGATGATGGCGGAGCCATTTACGTCTTTCATGCCGATACGGAAGGACTTAACTTTAGAAAAGCATTCAAAGATGCAGGATTTAAACTCTCAGGCGTATGCCAGTGGGTAAAGCAGTCGCTGGTGCTTGGCAGGTCCGATTACCAGTGGCAGCACGAGCCGGTGCTTTACGGTTGGAAACCCACAGGCAAGCACAGATGGTATGGTGATAGAAAACAGACCACGGTTTGGAATTTTGACAGACCTAAAAAGTCTGAACTCCATCCAACCATGAAGCCGGTTCCGCTCATAGCATATCCAATACAAAACAGCTCAATGTCAAACTGCATTGTGCTTGAGCCTTTTGGCGGCAGTGGTTCTACTTTAATTACCAGCGAGCAAACAGGCAGAATCTGCTATGCTATCGAGCTTGATGAGAAATATGTGGATGTTATTGTGAAAAGGTACATTGAGTATGTGGGTTCAGATGACCAGGTTTTCCTTATTAGAAACGGCGATAAAATTCCACACAAAGAAGTAGAAAGGACTTAG
- a CDS encoding virulence-related protein: MDRKQLIKALEAKYGVKAKYLGAPSFAYEVAIKEKICTIDKEGKILTASGEDLLPEELLNEAFETDSEEIEAAVDATPLEENTSENKSEVNSSEEVRSSETMSYELKLPMEGHNAKTLRNLINMIYAKQPLIKKALGADAEILTEEFVYDINQVPMETVEEFQNALEQIENYSGQGIQFDFDEKTFAFKLELEPAKVDAAINLLALVNKNALAQNYASFKVKHTTNEKYTFRTWLLRLGMIGDEYKKARKELLRSLSGNGAFKEKGKADENEKEVLEDVLEMRTSFGGDK; this comes from the coding sequence ATGGATAGAAAACAGCTTATAAAAGCATTAGAAGCAAAATATGGAGTAAAGGCAAAATATCTAGGTGCTCCAAGCTTTGCTTACGAAGTTGCCATTAAAGAAAAAATCTGCACCATAGACAAGGAGGGAAAAATCTTGACAGCAAGCGGAGAGGATCTTCTGCCGGAAGAACTTCTTAATGAAGCGTTTGAAACTGACAGCGAAGAAATAGAAGCTGCAGTTGATGCAACACCATTAGAAGAAAACACATCTGAAAATAAGTCAGAGGTTAATTCGAGTGAAGAAGTTCGATCTTCAGAAACCATGAGCTATGAACTGAAGCTTCCAATGGAAGGGCATAATGCAAAGACCCTTAGAAATCTAATTAACATGATCTACGCTAAGCAGCCGCTGATTAAGAAGGCTCTTGGAGCTGATGCTGAGATTTTAACAGAGGAGTTTGTTTATGATATTAACCAAGTACCGATGGAAACAGTAGAAGAATTTCAAAATGCCTTAGAGCAAATTGAAAATTATAGCGGGCAGGGGATTCAGTTTGATTTTGACGAAAAGACATTTGCTTTCAAACTAGAGCTAGAACCGGCCAAAGTAGATGCCGCCATTAACCTACTGGCTTTAGTCAATAAAAACGCGCTGGCTCAGAATTATGCATCCTTTAAGGTAAAGCATACGACCAATGAAAAATACACCTTTAGGACTTGGCTCTTAAGACTTGGCATGATTGGGGATGAGTACAAAAAGGCAAGAAAAGAGCTTTTAAGAAGCTTATCCGGAAATGGTGCTTTTAAAGAGAAAGGCAAGGCAGATGAAAATGAAAAAGAGGTTTTGGAAGATGTACTTGAGATGAGGACTTCCTTTGGGGGTGATAAATAA
- a CDS encoding gamma-glutamylcyclotransferase, with protein sequence MDKFFTQKHCDRCGKDLKGGRIMSMFNTDCICLECCDKEKEDKDYKKALDADREEIKKGNYNFKGIRG encoded by the coding sequence ATGGATAAGTTTTTCACTCAAAAACACTGCGATAGGTGTGGTAAAGATTTAAAAGGTGGTAGAATCATGTCTATGTTCAACACCGACTGCATCTGCTTGGAATGCTGTGATAAAGAGAAAGAGGATAAGGACTATAAAAAGGCCTTAGATGCAGATAGAGAAGAAATCAAGAAAGGAAATTACAACTTTAAAGGCATACGTGGGTAA
- a CDS encoding phage terminase small subunit P27 family yields MGTRGRKPKPTALKVLEGNPGKRPLNESEPKPEKKAPKCPSWLEPEAKKEWRRMSKILQELGILTEIDASAFAGYCQAYARWKEAEEFLTKHGTIFKTPSGYIQQVPQVSIAQTYLKIMKDFCSEFGLTPSARSRIHAGTAKGDTDDPMEELLRLV; encoded by the coding sequence ATGGGGACAAGAGGAAGAAAACCAAAGCCTACCGCTCTTAAGGTTCTAGAAGGCAACCCAGGGAAAAGACCACTTAATGAAAGCGAGCCAAAGCCTGAAAAGAAAGCTCCCAAATGTCCTTCGTGGCTGGAGCCTGAGGCTAAAAAAGAATGGAGACGGATGTCAAAGATTCTACAAGAACTTGGAATACTAACTGAAATAGATGCATCTGCTTTTGCTGGATACTGCCAGGCCTATGCTAGATGGAAAGAAGCAGAAGAATTCCTAACAAAGCATGGCACAATCTTTAAGACACCTTCTGGATATATTCAGCAGGTACCCCAGGTGTCCATTGCTCAAACCTATCTAAAAATCATGAAAGATTTTTGTAGTGAATTTGGACTCACACCATCTGCCCGTTCTAGAATCCATGCCGGGACAGCCAAAGGCGATACAGATGATCCAATGGAAGAACTACTGAGGCTGGTATAG
- a CDS encoding terminase large subunit has product MFDEKKAKRAIQFINQLKHTKGVWHGVPFDLLPWQEKIISDIFGTVKEDGYRQYNTAYVEIPKKNGKSEIAAAIALYLTCGDGEWGAEVYGCAADKQQASIVFDVAVEMVEQCPALKKRIKPVMSRKRLVYLPTASFYQVLSAEAYTKHGLNVHGVIFDELHAQPNRQLYDVMTKGSGDARKQPLFFLITTAGNDRNSICYEVHQKAEDILKGKKNDPTFYPVIYGIDEGDDWSDENNWYKANPSLGHTIDIDKVRASFMSAKENPAEENLFRQLRLNQWVKQSVRWMPMDVWNKCDFEVDAESLTGRECYAGLDLSSSIDITAFVLVFPPRTEDEKYIVLPYFWIPEENLHLRVRRDHVPYDAWEKQGFIKTTEGNVIHYGFIEKFIEDLGDKYNIKEIAFDRWNATQMAQNLEDLGFTVVPFGQGFKFMAPPTKRLMELTLEKKIAHGGNPVLAWMMDNIHVKTDPAGNIKPDKERSTEKIDGVVAMIMALDRAIRNEGSTGSVYDERGILLI; this is encoded by the coding sequence ATGTTTGATGAGAAGAAAGCCAAGAGAGCCATTCAGTTTATAAATCAGCTTAAACATACAAAAGGGGTATGGCATGGAGTACCTTTTGATTTACTTCCTTGGCAGGAGAAGATAATCAGCGATATTTTCGGTACTGTCAAAGAAGATGGATATAGGCAGTATAATACAGCATACGTAGAAATACCCAAGAAAAATGGCAAGAGCGAGATTGCAGCTGCTATTGCTCTATACCTTACCTGCGGCGACGGCGAGTGGGGAGCTGAGGTGTATGGCTGCGCGGCTGACAAACAGCAAGCATCCATCGTATTTGATGTTGCTGTTGAAATGGTGGAACAATGTCCTGCTCTAAAGAAAAGAATAAAACCGGTGATGTCCAGAAAAAGACTGGTGTATCTTCCTACAGCAAGCTTTTATCAAGTGCTCTCGGCTGAAGCCTATACAAAGCATGGACTGAATGTTCATGGCGTAATCTTTGATGAGCTTCATGCCCAGCCTAATAGACAACTTTATGATGTCATGACCAAAGGTTCGGGGGATGCGAGAAAGCAGCCTCTTTTCTTTTTAATCACTACAGCAGGAAATGACAGAAATTCTATCTGCTATGAAGTTCATCAAAAGGCAGAGGATATTTTAAAAGGCAAAAAGAACGATCCAACATTCTATCCAGTAATCTATGGAATAGATGAAGGCGATGATTGGTCCGATGAAAACAACTGGTATAAAGCCAATCCATCCCTTGGTCATACCATTGACATAGATAAAGTTAGAGCATCCTTTATGAGTGCCAAGGAAAACCCAGCTGAAGAGAATTTATTTAGGCAGCTAAGGCTTAATCAATGGGTTAAACAGTCAGTACGTTGGATGCCAATGGATGTGTGGAATAAATGTGATTTTGAAGTGGATGCTGAAAGTCTTACCGGCAGAGAATGCTACGCAGGACTAGACCTTTCCAGCAGCATTGATATTACAGCTTTTGTCTTGGTATTTCCACCAAGAACTGAAGATGAGAAGTATATTGTACTCCCATACTTTTGGATACCGGAAGAGAACCTTCACTTAAGAGTACGAAGAGACCATGTGCCATATGATGCATGGGAAAAGCAAGGCTTTATTAAAACAACAGAAGGGAATGTCATCCACTACGGCTTCATTGAAAAATTCATAGAGGATTTAGGGGATAAGTACAATATAAAAGAGATTGCTTTTGACAGATGGAATGCTACGCAGATGGCTCAAAATCTTGAAGATTTAGGGTTTACTGTTGTACCATTCGGACAAGGGTTTAAGTTTATGGCCCCACCTACAAAAAGGCTGATGGAGCTTACACTGGAGAAGAAAATTGCTCATGGAGGAAATCCGGTTTTAGCGTGGATGATGGACAATATTCACGTGAAAACAGACCCAGCAGGGAATATTAAACCTGACAAGGAAAGGTCAACTGAGAAGATAGATGGTGTGGTGGCAATGATTATGGCACTAGATAGAGCCATTAGAAATGAAGGAAGCACCGGAAGCGTTTATGACGAAAGGGGGATACTATTAATTTAA
- a CDS encoding DUF4868 domain-containing protein — MSYEKIKEGLEKINSITSWSLALINYNHKSRPGEYTCYSLKFQTDELLKKTISEMCTSFISIVNKNGNNIQYYTGTNPKDIVDKILISDTLISHQWNNLIASLNVCDDSVDLKDIKSQAYIFAGTYTIEGEYHNIYILSRKNPIYTYKKGKGKIFESRHNIIQEITEPLVQFGKTFDALIYDKTMYSINNNFESIFNMEYSHKIVCKSSLEVIENASIIDDFEAYKTFALSGQHPRKFITFDKRIIENIKEESNLNILTQELKIPYDITRGKFNLSDEKHAEVFTKAICGKTKYNMFTGGVCEVPNSIPLNIS; from the coding sequence ATGTCATACGAAAAAATAAAAGAAGGTTTAGAAAAAATAAATTCAATTACTTCTTGGTCATTGGCACTAATAAACTACAATCATAAATCCAGACCCGGTGAGTATACATGCTATTCACTAAAATTCCAAACTGATGAGCTGCTTAAAAAAACTATATCAGAGATGTGTACAAGCTTCATTTCAATAGTCAATAAAAATGGTAATAATATACAATATTATACTGGAACTAACCCTAAAGATATTGTAGATAAAATTCTTATCTCCGATACGCTAATTAGTCATCAATGGAATAATCTAATTGCAAGTCTTAATGTCTGTGATGACTCCGTTGATCTTAAAGATATTAAATCACAAGCTTATATATTTGCAGGTACTTATACCATTGAAGGAGAATATCATAATATTTATATACTTTCTCGTAAAAACCCAATTTACACCTATAAAAAAGGAAAAGGGAAAATCTTCGAGTCTAGACATAATATAATTCAAGAGATAACTGAACCCCTTGTACAATTTGGAAAAACTTTTGATGCCTTAATTTATGATAAAACAATGTATTCTATAAATAATAATTTTGAAAGCATTTTCAATATGGAATATTCGCATAAAATTGTATGCAAATCATCTCTTGAAGTTATAGAAAATGCATCAATTATTGACGATTTTGAGGCTTATAAAACTTTTGCCTTATCGGGACAACACCCAAGAAAATTTATAACATTTGACAAAAGAATCATTGAGAATATCAAAGAGGAATCAAACCTTAACATACTAACTCAAGAACTAAAAATACCTTATGATATCACTCGAGGAAAATTTAACTTGAGCGATGAAAAACATGCTGAGGTTTTCACTAAAGCCATATGTGGAAAAACAAAATATAATATGTTTACAGGTGGTGTATGTGAAGTCCCAAATTCTATTCCTCTAAATATTTCATGA